From one Anopheles bellator chromosome 1, idAnoBellAS_SP24_06.2, whole genome shotgun sequence genomic stretch:
- the LOC131205550 gene encoding cytochrome b-c1 complex subunit 10 — protein sequence MRIPLGRKQAEQAAQWATSAGAYGAAAALIGCYLTDWRVIVSYIPFYGGKFDKKE from the exons ATGAGGATCCCACTTGGACGTAAACAGGCCGAGCAAGCCGCTCAATG GGCAACATCTGCTGGAGCCTACGGAGCGGCAGCGGCGTTAATCGGATGCTACCTAACCGACTGGCGGGTGATCGTCTCATACATCCCCTTCTACGGAGGCAAGTTCGACAAGAAAGAATAG
- the LOC131205549 gene encoding zinc finger protein 16-like, with protein MEVCCRLCLYTTGEMIDIFDERACEAKVCEKLIAHLNLSVKKESSLPKHICLKCWQKVEAFEEFYREVGDNQVILAFNQPDSIVYQEPSAKPPYIAEEEEFATVAVAPTASPEAENGPPSYDEVQQFKVAHRITIQTVQGANEGAVEPCYVEVQIQETDDALEKEPTSEDGSDRRSDFSGHDEGTVVDIDEGSESADNTITIPKLLQDGKFVVRGGQLRKYMEKFYDLECDICNHGGWQTIEELFNHYQTMHSTTGYVECCGRKMRRLKLMATHMATHVQPEAFECPICRKIMTSQQTLRLHIKNHLPEDKRPLQCSHCPRRFSYSSVLATHQASHHSKEQNTLLVCSICDRSYRSTKGLQEHMAAVHADHQPDGNGPVVCHICAKQFNNRCNLAYHMTTHQPPLHQVQCEECGKWLKNKVCLRKHMIQHSQVRHQCDQCDYSAVNVQCLQNHIRVKHSNKRPHVCGECGKAFKLKTNLQNHMVQHTGVHKYACEFCSRKFASSGNYYVHRKRMHPEELAQQNKQKQEEKREFRERAILAKINTESKVSHLS; from the exons ATGGAAGTATGTTGCAGATTGTGCCTTTACACTACCGGCGAGATGATAGACATCTTCGACGAACGGGCGTGCGAGGCGAAAGTGTGCGAGAAGCTGATAGCCCATTTGAATCTAAGC gtgaaaaaagaaagttcGCTGCCGAAACATATTTGCCTCAAATGTTGGCAAAAAGTGGAGGCCTTCGAAGAATTCTACCGAGAGGTGGGCGATAATCAGGTTATCCTTGCTTTCAACCAACCGGATTCGATCGTTTATCAAGAGCCCTCCGCAAAGCCACCCTACATCGCCGAGGAAGAAGAGTTCGCCACTGTGGCAGTTGCACCGACCGCTTCGCCGGAAGCCGAAAACGGTCCACCATCCTACGATGAGGTTCAACAGTTTAAGGTGGCGCACCGAATAACAATCCAGACCGTGCAAGGGGCGAACGAAGGAGCCGTAGAACCATGCTACGTAGAAGTGCAAATCCAAGAAACTGATGATGCACTCGAAAAAGAACCAACTAGCGAGGATGGCAGCGATCGACGAAGTGATTTCAGTGGCCACGACGAGGGTACTGTTGTGGACATTGATGAAGGGTCAGAATCAGCCGACAATACGATTACCATACCCAAATTGCTGCAGGATGGAAAGTTTGTTGTTCGTGGCGGACAGCTGCGCAAGTAcatggaaaagttttatgatCTTGAATGTGACATTTGCAACCATGGTGGGTGGCAAACGATAGAAGAGCTTTTCAACCACTATCAAACGATGCACAGTACCACTGGATACGTGGAGTGCTGCGGCCGTAAGATGAGAAGACTGAAATTGATGGCAACACACATGGCTACCCATGTCCAGCCGGAAGCATTCGA GTGCCCGATTTGTAGAAAAATTATGACTTCCCAGCAGACGCTTCGCTTGCAcattaaaaatcatttaccGGAAGATAAGCGACCTCTCCAGTGTAGCCACTGCCCTCGTCGCTTCAGCTACTCAAGCGTGCTGGCAACTCACCAGGCCTCGCATCACAGCAAAGAGCAGAACACGCTCCTTGTGTGCAGCATTTGCGATCGGTCGTACCGTTCAACTAAAGGCTTGCAGGAACACATGGCTGCGGTGCACGCCGACCACCAGCCGGACGGTAATGGACCGGTAGTATGCCACATCTGCGCGAAGCAGTTTAATAATCGCTGCAATTTGGCGTACCATATGACCACGCATCAGCCACCATTGCATCAAGTGCAGTGCGAGGAGTGCGGCAAGTGGCTCAAAAACAAAGTCTGCTTGCGCAAACACATGATACAACACTCTCAGGTCAGGCATCAATGCGACCAGTGCGATTACTCTGCCGTCAACGTGCAGTGCCTACAGAATCACATCCGGGTTAAGCATTCGAACAAACGTCCGCATGTCTGCGGCGAATGTGGCAAAGCATTCAAGCTCAAAACAAATCTCCAGAACCATATGGTGCAGCACACGGGCGTGCACAAGTACGCGTGCGAGTTTTGCTCGCGAAAGTTCGCCTCGAGCGGCAACTATTACGTCCACCGAAAGCGGATGCACCCGGAAGAGTTGGCACAGCAGAATAAGCAAAAGCAAGAAGAGAAACG GGAGTTTCGCGAACGAGCAATTTTGGCAAAGATAAATACTGAATCAAAGGTTAGCCATCTGTCTTAA
- the LOC131216050 gene encoding conserved oligomeric Golgi complex subunit 8, which translates to MDYESEKVLKFIFPDDYEELTNQEDAAATTEVLDYLLKLGTYKAEELKKERVRLQDEHRQNVEQTQELAIAHYPTFIRTAESSREIYRQFTDTERKLDCLDEKWPRFITACQTFLQGSADINAARRLNSLTLRRNAELLEILELPQLMDGCIREGKYEEALELSAYVQRLASKHGNIPIIASISEAVEGAWHTMLMQLLAQLRTDLQLPKCLQVVGYLRRMQAFSPAELKLKFLQTRTGWLRELLVAIPAEDAQHHLTKTIEATRVQLFNIITQYRAIFPEDDDGDGAAAGSDAAERGRMASDEGKVFHSWLHDQIAEFVRTLEKDLSSGEITSFDTILGQCMYFGLSFSRVGIDFRALVAPVFVRVIGGRFRAAVATITAQFAADIERYTLINRVPSMIRRLVATLPLDDAAGVQPPETLLDFEPLAVYCNALLAVFNELRLCSPVALATTVSGALEDSLERVARSILDLYRQEQQAFSPTERECFVRLCTCFAYDLLPYLQRCVHVIFPPSLLASQLGINVLTLQKHGLTYLANSRILQPIAYLLPDRIDTVIKLQQQSMIDDTLTKASTGEAKEKDAPLIGGLPPADDAPAEKPLPET; encoded by the exons ATGGATtacgaaagtgaaaaagttcTGAAATTCATCTTTCCCGATGATTACGAAG AACTCACCAACCAGGAGGACGCGGCGGCAACGACGGAGGTGCTGGACTACCTTCTCAAGCTCGGCACGTACAAAGCGGAGGAACTGAAAAAGGAACGGGTGCGGCTGCAGGACGAGCACCGCCAGAACGTGGAGCAAACGCAAGAGCTGGCCATCGCGCACTATCCGACCTTCATCCGGACGGCGGAAAGTTCGCGTGAAATTTACCGACAGTTTACCGACACCGAGCGGAAGCTCGATTGTCTCGACGAGAAGTGGCCTCGTTTCATAACGGCCTGCCAGACGTTCTTGCAGGGTTCGGCCGACATCAATGCGGCTCGCCGGCTTAACTCGCTCACGCTGCGTCGCAACGCGGAGCTGCTTGAAATTCTCGAACTGCCGCAGCTGATGGACGGCTGCATCCGGGAGGGCAAGTACGAGGAGGCCCTAGAACTGTCGGCCTACGTGCAGCGATTGGCTTCGAAACACGGGAACATTCCGATTATCGCG AGTATCAGCGAAGCAGTTGAAGGCGCTTGGCACACGATGCTGATGCAGCTGTTGGCGCAACTTCGAACCGACCTGCAACTTCCAAAGTGTCTCCAGGTGGTGGGCTATTTGCGCCGGATGCAGGCTTTTTCGCCGGCCGAACTCAAGCTAAAGTTTCTGCAAACCCGAACCGGCTGGCTGCGTGAGCTGCTCGTTGCCATCCCGGCGGAGGACGCCCAGCACCATCTGACGAAAACGATCGAAGCAACCCGTGTCCAGCTGTTCAACATCATCACACAGTACCGGGCCATCTTTCCCGaagatgacgacggcgacggagcgGCCGCTGGTAGCGACGCGGCGGAACGCGGACGGATGGCGAGCGATGAAGGCAAAGTGTTCCACAGTTGGCTGCACGACCAGATCGCAGAGTTTGTCCGAACGCTCGAAAAGGACCTCAGCTCGGGCGAGATCACCTCGTTCGATACGATCCTCGGCCAGTGCATGTACTTTGGGCTTTCGTTCAGTCGCGTTGGCATCGACTTTCGGGCGCTCGTTGCTCCGGTTTTCGTGCGCGTCATCGGTGGGCGCTTCCGGGCGGCGGTCGCTACGATTACGGCGCAGTTTGCGGCAGATATTGAACGGTACACGCTCATCAACCGCGTGCCGAGTATGATTCGACGGCTGGTGGCAACACTCCCGCTCGATGATGCGGCCGGCGTTCAGCCACCGGAAACGCTTCTCGACTTCGAACCGCTGGCCGTATACTGCAATGCGCTGCTCGCCGTGTTTAACGAGCTTCGACTGTGTTCACCCGTGGCGCTGGCCACAACCGTTTCTGGCGCGCTGGAAGACTCGCTGGAACGTGTCGCGCGTTCCATACTGGACCTGTACCGACAGGAGCAGCAAGCGTTTTCACCGACCGAACGGGAGTGCTTCGTGCGATTGTGCACCTGCTTTGCGTATGACCTGCTGCCGTACCTGCAGCGCTGTGTCCACGTCATCTTTCCACCTTCgctgctggccagccagctcgGAATCAATGTATTAACGCTGCAAAAGCACGGCCTAACGTATCTTGCGAACAGCCGCATTCTGCAACCGATCGCGTACCTCTTGCCGGATCGAATCGATACCGTCATCAagttgcagcagcaatcgATGATCGACGACACGTTAACGAAAGCGTCCAcaggcgaagcgaaagaaaaggatgcACCGCTTATCGGTGGCCTTCCGCCGGCTGACGATGCCCCAGCGGAAAAGCCATTACCCGAAACGTAG
- the LOC131216757 gene encoding E3 ubiquitin-protein ligase SH3RF1: MDERLLNDLLECSVCLERLDSSSKVLPCQHTFCRKCLEEIVASHQELRCPECRVLVEVRIDELPPNVLLMRILEGMKTAELNNQNTNQNATSNNKPTGNRNQSQGASPPTGGGNYQQPPPPPQQHPSSGGAKIGKSLASGVASGQATEQGQPHPQHHHHQPLSRIIGSNASSGTTNSSSLDLSKIPHAKAFYDFSSSETSDISFRKGDIIILKKKIDHNWCVGEVNGKVGAVPLNHIKVLVPLPFPQCKALYDFRMGPTEEEGCLTFKKGAIIHVLRRVDQNWAEGRIADKIGIFPISFVEMNGLAKHLMDSSLKHLLGNNSNRTVPPTPFDLNASATSSSDTSSSVTTSPNSSTSTTSSNSSTAPSSPTAHFLQQQASGAGQTATKSQHHHQHHRSDPVNREKRHSLTTATFAAAGGSSSAGALQTSQPVAHRHSSEMLNHDGAEGASAAGTNTSSASPAASSTTAAYQKCNQPKASQMYHQHPQLPATYVALYPYKPQKPDELELKKGSIYYVTERCQDGWFKGSNWQKKSGVFPGNYVAIHKGRDGCTSGSRSGNAASSGKLNTVASPGQQGTSVSNCAASGALTPTNGSSSSSHQQPLLLQLPELPPRNTAAQPQAQGMKYIDSIFGRQGSHDGGGGSPNNEPQAGTLENSATTTTPTSTATSVASTPTTTPTSGKVKKDSSAVSLMKRLTNMKRSKSPTGAGCSGGTTNPAYTSDGSLFDEMASNSPTGAGAQLAKANFQQIVNPVHVRSGSCPSQLLQNLPMDLALNGGGVPSHSHQTSHHHQQQNLVASLMASRVENGTTPLMYGSQRIKPHKERPSMHGFKYGDHNAGIVTATPKHIAHEAPASTSHLAGKQQTQIYHRKSQSLDASAIISQLGPGQHSSAAMTGSSGNMNGGTPSKSSKSSHSQSVRERFKCIVPYPPNSEYELELRVGDIVMVHKKRDNGWYKGTHARSGKTGLFPASFVEPDI; encoded by the exons ATGGACGAACGTTTGCTGAACGATCTGCTGGAATGCTCCGTGTGCCTGGAACGGCTGGATTCCTCGTCGAAAGTGCTGCCTTGCCAGCATACCTTCTGCCGGAAATGTCTCGAG GAAATCGTTGCCAGCCACCAGGAGCTGCGCTGCCCGGAGTGTCGCGTCTTGGTCGAGGTGCGAATAGACGAGCTGCCGCCAAACGTGCTACTGATGCGTATCCTCGAAG GCATGAAAACCGCGGAGCTAAACAACCAGAACACGAACCAGAACGCCACtagcaacaacaaacccacGGGCAATCGCAATCAATCACAGGGAGCCTCACCGCCAACGGGTGGAGGCAACTAtcagcaaccgccgccgccaccgcagcaacATCCATCATCGGGCGGTGCTAAAATAGGTAAATCGTTAGCCTCGGGAGTGGCTTCCGGCCAGGCAACGGAGCAAGGGCAACCGCAtccccagcaccaccaccatcaaccccTGTCGCGCATAATTGGCTCCAATGCTTCGTCGGGCACGACCAACAGCAGCTCGCTGGACCTTTCCAAGATCCCACACGCGAAAGCGTTCTACGATTTTTCCTCCAGTGAAACCAG TGATATTAGTTTCCGCAAGGGTGACATCATAATTCTCAAGAAGAAAATCGACCACAACTGGTGCGTGGGAGAGGTGAACGGGAAGGTGGGCGCGGTACCGTTGAATCACATCAAGGTGCTGGTCCCGCTGCCGTTCCCGCAGTGCAAGGCTCTGTACGACTTTCGCATGGGACCAACCGAGGAGGAAGGCTGCCTGACGTTCAAAAAGGGCGCCATTATCCATGTGCTGCGGCGCGTCGACCAGAACTGGGCCGAAGGGCGGATAGCGGACAAGATTGGCATCTTTCCGATTTCGTTCGTCGAGATGAACGGGCTAGCGAAGCATCTGATGGACTCGTCGCTGAAGCA TCTCTTGGGAAACAACTCCAACCGTACCGTTCCTCCAACGCCGTTTGATTTGAATGCCAGCGCGACGAGTAGCAGCGACACGAGCTCGAGTGTGACCACTAGCCCCAACTCGTCGACGAGCACCACGAGCTCCAATTCCAGCACGGCTCCGAGCAGCCCAACGGCACACTTCTTACAGCAGCAGGCTTCCGGAGCCGGACAGACCGCTACCAAGTcccagcaccatcaccagcatcatcgatccgatccggtgaATCGTGAAAAGCGTCACTCACTCACGACGGCCACCTTTGCTGCGGCCGGTGGATCATCTTCCGCCGGAGCACTGCAAACCTCCCAACCCGTCGCGCACCGACATTCGAGCGAAATGTTGAACCATGATGGCGCGGAAGGTGCCTCCGCCGCTGGGACCAACACGTCATCTGCGTCACCTGCAGCGTCATCCACTACTGCCGCATACCAGAAGTGCAACCAGCCGAAAGCTAGTCAAATGTACCACCAGCACCCACAACTGCCCGCAACGTACGTCGCCCTCTATCCGTACAAGCCGCAGAAGCCAGATGAATTGGAGCTTAAAAAAGGAT CGATTTATTACGTTACGGAGCGATGTCAGGATGGTTGGTTTAAGGGATCCAACTGGCAGAAGAAATCCGGCGTGTTTCCCGGTAACTACGTTGCGATCCACAAGGGAAGGGACGGTTGCACG TCTGGAAGCCGCTCGGGAAACGCTGCTTCGAGCGGGAAGCTGAACACCGTGGCCAGCCCCGGACAACAAGGAACGTCGGTGTCGAACTGTGCAGCTTCCGGTGCTCTGACGCCAACCAATGGATCATCCTCCTCCTCTCATCAGCAGCCACTTTTGTTGCAGCTTCCGGAATTGCCACCTCGCAACACAGCAGCACAGCCGCAAGCGCAAGGAATGAAATACATTGACTCGATATTTGGCCGGCAAGGATCGCACGATGGTGGAGGAGGTTCACCCAATAACGAGCCACAGGCTGGGACGTTGGAGAACAGTGCCACGACCACGACTCCGACGTCAACAGCTACGTCCGTCGCTTCTACCCCGACGACTACGCCGACCTCGGGCAAGGTGAAGAAAGATTCATCGGCTGTCAGTCTGATGAAGCGATTGACCAACATGAAGCGTTCCAAGTCACCGACGGGCGCCGGGTGCTCAGGTGGAACAACAAATCCGGCGTACACCAGCGACGGATCACTGTTCGATGAGATGGCAAGCAATTCTCCGACCGGTGCTGGGGCTCAGTTGGCGAAGGCAAACTTCCAGCAAATCGTAAATCCGGTCCATGTTCG ATCCGGTTCCTGTCCCAGTCAGCTGCTGCAAAACCTGCCCATGGATCTGGCACTGAACGGTGGCGGGGTTCCATCACATTCCCATCAAAcgtcgcatcatcatcagcaacaaaatctgGTGGCTTCGCTAATGGCTTCCCGGGTtgaaaacggaaccacacCCCTGATGTACGGCTCGCAGCGTATCAAGCCGCACAAAGAACGTCCTTCGATGCATGG CTTTAAATACGGCGACCACAACGCGGGGATCGTAACGGCCACCCCGAAACACATTGCGCACGAAGCGCCAGCCTCAACGTCGCATCTCGCcggcaaacagcaaacgcaGATTTATCACCGCAAATCGCAATCTCTCGACGCTTCGGCAATTATCTCACAGCTTGGCCCCGGACAGCACAGCTCGGCGGCAATGACTGGCTCTTCGGGCAACATGAACGGTGGAACGCCTTCGAAATCTTCTAAATCCTCGCACTCGCAATCGGTCCGGGAGCG CTTCAAGTGCATTGTGCCGTATCCACCAAACAGCGAGTACGAGCTCGAGCTGCGTGTCGGTGATATCGTAATGGTGCACAAAAAGCGCGACAATGGGTGGTACAAAGGGACACACGCCCGGTCCGGCAAAACGGGACTCTTTCCGGCTTCGTTCGTCGAGCCGGACATATGA